In Gemmatimonadaceae bacterium, the genomic stretch TCGACGAGGAGCTGATGATTCTGGCCCCCTCGAACGGCAACCTCCTTGACGATGTCCGCTTCCTTTCCGCAAAGGGGTAGCCCGTCCTGATACAGGCGGACGCTCGCATAGGGCAGCTCCAGCGCCGCGATCATCCGGCGAATCCCGCTCCAGATTTCATCAATTGACTTGAGATGCTCCGTCCACTTTTCGTGGCCGTAGCGGGTGACGTACTCCTGCTTGATCTGCTCGAGCAGCGACCCCATATCCTGTTCGGTATGAATAATCGGAACCACAATGAGCGTGCGCATTATCCCACGCGACCGCGGCCGCAGAACAACGCCGGCGGTAGACACCGCCCACCGTGGTTCCCGTTCGGCGGGCACCGCGCAGCTCGGGTCATACCGACGCGTCCAGCACCGTCCGCACTCTCCCAAGGAAATCCACCACGTGCCACGGCTTCGAGAGGTAGGGGACGCCGGGTGGGATCGTCGCGGTCTCTTCGACCTCGCGCTCCATGTACCCGCTCATGTACCCGCTGGTGAACAGGAATCGGACCCGGTGCCCCGCCTGCCGCAAGGTCCGAAACAGCTCTGGCCCTCCCATGACCGGCATCACGACATCGGAAATCACCAACGCAATGGCTCCCCGATGCGCCTCGAACGTCTCGAGCGCCTCCGCACCGTTCACCGCCGCCAGCACCGTGTACCCCCATTCCTCGAGCACGCGCTGCGCCAGGCGTCGCACCGCCTCCTCGTCTTCGACGAGGAGAATCGTTTCTTCCACCCCGTCCCAGCGGCGGCGCTGCCACCGCCGGGCGTTCGGAGCCCTCCTCGGCCACTGCCGGGAGGAACACGCAGACCGTGGTGCCGCGTCCAAGTGCGCTGGAGACATCCACGAAGCCGCCGTGCTGCTTGACGAGCCCGTACACCATCGCCATACCGAGCCCGGTGCCCTTGCCCATGGGCTTCGTGGTGAAGAACGGTTCAAAGATCCGATGCCTAGTCTCCTCGTCCATGCCAGCGCCTGTATCGCTGACCTCGATCGCGATGTACGCACCGGCCCTGCCCCAACCCCGTCCCTCGCAATACGCCTCGTCGAGCACGGCTCGACGCGCCTTGACCAGCAATGCCCCGCCCGGCGGAGTGGCGTCGCGGGCGTTGGTCATCAAGTTCATGAGTATCTGCTCGACCGCGCCAGAATCGGCCAGCGCCCCGAGCCGGGCCTCGTCGACGATCACCCTCACGTGGATATCCTCGCGGATCACGCGTCGCATCATCCGACCGAAGTCCGTGACCACGGCGCCAAGATCGACCGGCTGCAGTTCCAAGTGCTGGCGGCGGCTGAACCCCAGCAGCTTGCGCGTCAGCTCCGCGGCCCTCAGCGCAGCACGTCGGATCGTATCGAGATTCTCCCCGACGGGTGAACCGGCCGGCAGCTCACTGGCCATGAGTTCACTGCTGCCCAGGATCGCGGTCAATAGGTTGTTGAAGTCGTGGGCCAGCCCGCCCGCCAGATCGCCTACCGCCTGCATCTTCTGCGATTGCCGCAGACGGTTCTCGAGCACGACACGCTCCGTGACGTCTTCGACGAAGACCTCAAACGTCACCGGTTCCCCGCCCGGGCCACGGACCGGCTTGCCCGACAGGCGCACCGTGATCGGTGTGTCGTCCTTCCGTTTCCAGCCAGCCTCCACGCCGGTGAAGGCATCGTGCGCTGCGTAGCGTTCCAGCAACCGGCTTCGCTCTTCGGGATGCTGGTACAGGGTGGCCACCGTGCTTACGGCGAGGACCTCCTCCGCCGAGTCGTAGCCCAGCATCTCGACGAGCGCCTGGTTGACCATGAGCAGACAACCATCCGGCGTGCTGCGGTAGATGCCGAACACCGCGCGCTCGATAAGGCCGCGCAGCTCGGCTTCGGAGAACCGCAGCGCCTCCTCCGCCTGCTTGCGCCCGGTGATGTTCTGGAAGGCGCCGGTCAGCCGCACGACCTTACTGTCCCGCATCACGGCCCTGCCTTGGGCGTGCACCCAAATGTGCCTGCCCTTGGCGGTGATGAGCGGTAATTCGAGGTCCCAAGGCGTCCCGCTAGCGATCCCGGCCTGCACCGCGGCCTGAATGACAGGCCGAGCCTCGGGTGCGTAAAACTCGATCACCTGCTCGACCACCGGCGCAATCGCAGGATCGACTTCGTGGATGCGGTAGACCTCTTCCGACCAGGTGAGTTTCATGGTCAGCAGGTCAAGCTCCCATCCGCCGACCATGGCGAGTTCCCCCGTGCAGCGCAGCAGCTCGGCGTTGCGCGCAAGCTGTTCCTCCGTCTGCTGGCGCTCAATCGCCAGACTGGCCAGACGCGCCCCCCGTTCAACCGCCGCCAGTTCTTCCGGCTGCGCGGCGCGCGGCGTGCGATGATAGAGCGCGAATGTGCCCAGCACCCGGCCTTTGGTGGAAAGAATCGGCACCGACCAGCACGCCAATAGCCCGTGCGCCAGCGCAAGGGCCTTGTAGTCCCGCCAGAGCGGATCGCTGGCGATGTCCGCGACCATCGTTGTTTGCCCCGTGTAGGCAGCCGTGCCGCACGAGCCAACCAAGGGGCCGATCTCCATCCCGTCAATCGCTTGGCAATACGCAGCCGGCAGGCTGGGGGCCGCACTGTGCGTGAGATGCCTCCCCTCCGCATCCAGCAACAACACCGAGCACAATATCCCCGGATACATCGCTTCATAACTGAGCGCCAAGCGAGTCAGCAACACGGGCAACGCCTCGCCCTTGGCCAGCAGTTCCAGCACGCTCCGCTCGCCTTCGCTCTGCCTCTCCGCCCGCTTGCGCTCCGTGATGTCGTGGTGCGTGGACACGTACTGCGTGACGGTGCCGGAGGCGTCGCACACCGGGGTGATCGTGAGAACGGCTTCGTAGGTGCTCCCGTCCTTGCGTCGGTTGACCACCGTGTCGGAAAAGGTGCGGCCCGCCGTGAGGGCTTGCCACAGGGCCGGGTAGACCGCCGCGTCGGTCTGGCCGGATTTCAGGATCCTCGGGTTCTTTCCCAGCACCTCGGCAACGTCATAGCCGTTCTGGCGGCTGAAGGCCGCGTTGACGAACTGGATCGCCCCGGCCGGGTTGGTGATCGTCACCGGGTCGCCGACGCTCTCAAGCGCGGCGGCGAGCAGGCGCGCGCGCGCGGTCAGCCGCTCCTCGGTCGTCAGATCCTCGACGGCGACGAGGAGGACCTCCGCTTCCGCCTCCTCTTCCTCCTCCTCAAGGCGTGTTCCGGTAATCGTGACGCGCAGCGACCGCGTGCCCCCCTGCCAGGGCATCTCGAGCTGGAGGCCGCGCTGGGGCTTGCCGGAGGCGAGCACCTCGAGCGCGGCTTCAAGGAGCCCAGGGGCCGGGAGCAATGCCGTCACGGGTTGGCCCACTGCGCCCTCGTCCGGTCCGAAGGCCTCGCGGAAGGATCGGTTGACCTGCAGCACGGTCAGGTCCTGGCGCAGAACGAGCAGCCAACTCGACACGCTGGCGACAATGGTCTCCGCGTGCTTCCGGCGAAGGTCGAGTGCCGCGAGGAGCTGTTCGACCTGCTCGACCATCGCGTTGAAGGTACGGGCCAGTGTGCCGAGCTCGTCGCGCGCGGACGCGTCCAGCCGGTGCGCGAAGTCCCCGGCCTGCATGCGCCGAGCCGCGGTCTCGAGCCCGATGATCGGCCGGACGATGTAGCGCCGGGTGATGAAGAGACCGGCGAGCAGCACCGCCAAATTACCAACGGCGATGAACCCGAGCGTCCAGAGCATCTCGCGCCGCTCGCGCTGGTGCCGCGCCACGAAGGCGGTGAGGTACCGGTGCGCGAGGTCCCTGAGCTGGGGCAGGCGGTTCTCGACGCGCTGGTACGCCGCCACGAATCGCGCCTCTTGGCGCGACGCCTCGGCGATGGTCAGGAGGTCTGGTCGAAGCTGGTGCCACAGGGAGGCCACGGCGGCCAACTCGGGCGTGAGGTCCGGTGGTGCCGCGTCCACGACGCCGTCCAAAACCTGCCCACCCCGTTGCAGCGCTACGAGACTGTGCTCGAACTCCGCCACGCGAGATCGGAGGCCGGCGCGGTCTTCCTCCTGACCCAGCGCGACAATGTGCGCCCAGTCGCGGAGCTCCGCCGCGAGCAGCCGCTGCCGACCCGCCACGTTGACGACGTGGTCAGTGGTGCGTGCCCGCTGCAGGTACGAGGCAAAGACGAGCGTGCCGGCAAGCGACCCGAGGAACGGCAACAGCAGCAGCAGACCAATCTTCGTCGTGAGGGTCGGCCTCACTACTGCCTGCCTGCCTGCCTGCCTGCCTGCCTGCCTGCGCAACGTTCGTTCCAAACACAGCGCGGTCCTGTTTGCGATCGTTCGGGGCGGGGGTCATAGGTTCCCATATTACGCGCCCCGCCCTGCACCAGCAATGCCGGCGAGCGTTGCTGGAGAACCTCGCCCGCTCCGGCCTGTCCTCACGGGCGTAGTGTGTTGCACGCGGGCGGGCGCTCGTACGTGTCCACGAACTGCCGATACAGCGCTTGCTCAGCGCGCGTGAGGTCGCCCGCCTCGAGCCGAACGCGGAACAGCACCTGCGCGCGGCGCACATGGCTCGCGAGCCCTTGGTTGCGCCCGTTGGGGGTCGCATGGGCGAGCAGTCGCCGCCTGAGGTTCTTCGCCTTCCCCAGGTAGATGATGCCCGCGCAGCGCCGCTCGTACCCCGGCTGGCCGGGGGCGAGGCGGAGCTCGTAGACGCCCGCTGCCTGCGGGGCCCCCTGAAGGATGCCCGGCCGCGCCAACGTACGGAGCGCGGAGAAATCCATCGTCGTCGCCATGTAGCCACTGCGGCGAGCGCGTACGCTCGCGCCCGGCACGCCCAGGGACTTCCGGCAGTATGCCACGAGCCGGCGGGACACGCGCATTCCCGCGCGCCGCGGCACGCGACACGCGAGTTCCTCATCGGTCCAGGCTCCCAGGAGGAGCCCTTGCTCGCGAAGCCACCGTTCGCGCGCGAGCACGTCGCGCAGCAGCGCCCGCAGGACGGCTCGCGAGCTCACACAGAGTGCCCGGAGCGGCAGGGGCGCGCCGGTGGGCAGGAGCACCACCGTCGAGCGCAACACGCGCGAAACGCGGCTCGCATCGGCCACCGCGAGACGGGCGCGTGCCTGGCGCACGACTTGGCGCTCGGTCAGGACCACGAGCCGGGTCTCGGCGCCCGTGCACAGAAAGTCGGGCTGCGCGCCGATGAGCACCCGGACGACCTCGTGGGCAATGCGGTTTCTCGTGCTGACGAGCAGCAAGGTCCGCACGGCGCGCCGGATGTCTTCCGAACATTCCCCGTCCGCGGGCGCCATCCAGGCCCCGAGGCGATGCCAGTCCACCGTGTACTCACAGCCGAAGTAGAGCGAGCGCCAGACGAGGTGCGGCGTCTCGTTCCGTACCCGGACCTGAGCGAAGACCCCGTCGGGGCCGTGCGCGACGGGCGCGTGGCTGGCCCCCGGCAGGAGCGTGCGGCACAACGCGGGGGTGGCTCCGTCGAACAGGCCAGCGCGCCGCGCCACGTCCTCCGCCTTCAGCGCGGCCGCCAGGACGGACGCCGGCGGCCGCTCCAGGAAGCGCGCGAGGACGATCTTGCCGATGAGCGTGGAACGTGTCGCGGTTGAGAACGTCGTCCTTGATGGGTTCAGCAACAAGTGCTCAACGCCTTTCGGCATCACAGAAAACGACACCAGTCTGCGGAGTCCATCCATGTCCGGTTTGTGAATGTGCTCAACGCCTTTCGGCATCACAGAAAACGACACTGAGTCGTAGAGTGGTGATCGCCTTCCACTAAGTCGCGTGCTCAACGCCTTTCGGCATCACAGAAAACGACACGATGCGGCCCATATTCGTGCCGCTCATTTCCTGGAAGTGCTCAACGCCAAGCGGCCGCAGTCTGATCTGGGAGGTCTTTCACCCGCGCAGGTAAGCCGGCTGCTCGCGGCCGATTGGGCGGATGGTGATGGTGTCCGACGACGACCCGTCGCGGGGCCGAAGCAACGACCCGCGACGCGGGCGGACGGGAGAAAGACCCCACCTGGACCGCACGCGGACAACCGCACGCGGACTCGTGGCGCGGCGTGAAGCGTCGCGCCATACTACTGCGTGCTCGATTAGAATTCCTATCGTGTATCGTGTATCGTGGACTGCTCCTGGATGTCCACCGGGCAGGTGATGTGCGCCACGCTGCGACCAGCCAGCGCCGCGCGGCAGCCGGCGTCAACCAGGCTGCGTGCGTGTGCGGCGCCCATCACCTGCTGATGAAGCAGGCCACATCTTTGAAGAGCGCGAGGAGATCCACCTCCTGCTGGTAGTGCATGCCGAGCAGGTCGTGGTAGGTCTGGCCCGTGATGGCCAGCACCGGCGCGCCGTCGAGTTTCGCGTCGTAGAGCCCGTTGAGGAGATGGATCGCTCCCGGCCCCGAGGTGGCGAGGCAGACGCCGAGCCGGCCCGTGTACTTGGCGTAGGCGCAGGCCATGAACGCCGCCGCCTCTTCGTGGCGCACATGGATGAAGCGAACACGGTCTTGCCGGACGCGCAGCGCCTCCATGATCCCGTTGATGCCGTCCCCAGGAAGGCCGAAGATCGTGTCCACGCCCCAGTCGAGCAGGCGATCCACGAGGATCTCGGCGGTCGTGTACTTCTTGTCGGAGCTCATTGATGGCGAATCTCCCGCTGAAAGACGTGGCTGCAGCCGAGATGGAACGACGTCAACACACTGCTGAAAGTCTACCAGCAGCCAGATCCGGCAACGTTAAAGGTCGTCATGAGCGACCCGCGGAAAGTCTCGGACAACATCTCAGTGGCAAGGTAGGAGAAACAGGTATCGCTGTTTGAAACGAAAAAGCGCCGCGACAGCGCCGTTAGCCGGGCGCTCAACGTCGAGGAGGGCGAGTCGCCTCTGGCGAGCTACGCCTGCCCGCCGTATGTTTCCCGGGTCCCCCACGACATCCGCGTGCCGTCATCGCTGACGGGAGCGCAGAGCTTCTCGGCGGCTTAGGTCAGGAGTGGCGGTCAACGTGAACAGCTATGCCTTTTGTTTCACACTCGGATCGTTCTGAGCGCCGCCATGAGCCTCCTCACGCTTCTCGCTCGCTTCGTGCTCGCCGTGGTGTTTGGCGCAGCCGGTCTCGCGAAGCTCGCGGACCGCACGAAGACGCGCACCTCGCTCGCCGCGTTCGGAGTCCCACGGGCGCTCGTCGGCGCCGCGAGTCTGGCGTTGCCGGTGGCGGAACTCGCGATCGTCGTCCTGCTATTGGGCGCGCCGACCGCATGGTGGGGAGGCGCCGCTGCGCTCGGGCTGCTCATCGCTTTCACGGTCGTCATCGCGGCGAACCTCGCGCGCGGACGCAAGCCCCCGTGCCACTGCTTCGGCCAGCTTCATTCCCGGCCTGTCGGCTCGGAGACGCTCCTGCGCAACGCCGCTCTCGCCGGCTGTGCGGCGCTGGTCGTCTGGCCCGGACCGGGCCGACCGCAACCGGAAATCCTGCGCTCATTGTCCGACGCAACGGCGTTGGCGCCAGCCGCCGTCGTCATCATCGCATGTGCAGCCGCGCTGTGCATCGGACAGTCCGTGCTGATCTGGCAGCTCTTTCGCCAGCACGGGCGCCTGCTCCTGCGTATGGATCGCATCGAACGGAGTAGCGAGGCTGCGCACCAAGCGCAGCAGGTGGAGTCGCTCGCCGCGCTCGAGCCACTCCTTCAGGGGCTCCCGGTCGGCACGACGGCTCCGCCGTTCGAGCTCGCGACTCCCTCACGCGGCACGCTGTCGCTCGGCGCGCTGCTCCAGGAACGTCGTCCGGTCATGCTGATCTTCTCCGATCCGGATTGCGGTGCCTGCACCGCGCTGCTGCCTGAAGTCCAGCGGTGGCAAGTCGGCTACGCAGACAAGATCAGGATCGCCGTGGTGAGCCGTGGTAGCGATCATGCGGTTCGCATGATGGCCAAGCGCCACGACCTGACGGACGTGCTCCTCCAGACGGATCGCGAGGTGGCCCAGTCGTACAACGTGCAGGCCATCCCTTCGGCCGTGCTCATTCGGGTTGACGGACAGATCGGCAGTTCGCTGATGCTGGGTCGCGACGCGATTGAGCAGCTCCTGCAGCTCGACACGGTTTCTCTCGATGCCAGCGCAAGTGCGTCATACTCGGCAACCTCAGTCTGATTGCCTCACGTCACCTGGAGGAGGGATGGACGACTTACTTGATGAACTGTCTCGAAGGCTCGCAACGGCCACGTCGCGCCGCGATGCGGTGCGCGTGATGCTCGCCGCGATCTTCGGCGGAGCAGGCGCGCTCGCCTGCGCAGTACCGACCGAGCCCAAATCGTGCCTGTCAGACAGCTGCAAGGGATCGGACGGCAAATGCTATGGTCCCTGCGCCAGTGGGTCCTATTGCACCACCAGTCCCAGCGGAAACTGCAGCTCGCCCAGCGCGGGCGGTGTGTATTGTTGTGCGGGTTCTGGAGGCACGGGTTCTGGTTATAAATTATGGAAAGGATCTTTCCGGGAATCTTTCTATGACCTTAATATATGGGGTGAGAGGGCACGCATAGT encodes the following:
- a CDS encoding PAS domain S-box protein is translated as MRPTLTTKIGLLLLLPFLGSLAGTLVFASYLQRARTTDHVVNVAGRQRLLAAELRDWAHIVALGQEEDRAGLRSRVAEFEHSLVALQRGGQVLDGVVDAAPPDLTPELAAVASLWHQLRPDLLTIAEASRQEARFVAAYQRVENRLPQLRDLAHRYLTAFVARHQRERREMLWTLGFIAVGNLAVLLAGLFITRRYIVRPIIGLETAARRMQAGDFAHRLDASARDELGTLARTFNAMVEQVEQLLAALDLRRKHAETIVASVSSWLLVLRQDLTVLQVNRSFREAFGPDEGAVGQPVTALLPAPGLLEAALEVLASGKPQRGLQLEMPWQGGTRSLRVTITGTRLEEEEEEAEAEVLLVAVEDLTTEERLTARARLLAAALESVGDPVTITNPAGAIQFVNAAFSRQNGYDVAEVLGKNPRILKSGQTDAAVYPALWQALTAGRTFSDTVVNRRKDGSTYEAVLTITPVCDASGTVTQYVSTHHDITERKRAERQSEGERSVLELLAKGEALPVLLTRLALSYEAMYPGILCSVLLLDAEGRHLTHSAAPSLPAAYCQAIDGMEIGPLVGSCGTAAYTGQTTMVADIASDPLWRDYKALALAHGLLACWSVPILSTKGRVLGTFALYHRTPRAAQPEELAAVERGARLASLAIERQQTEEQLARNAELLRCTGELAMVGGWELDLLTMKLTWSEEVYRIHEVDPAIAPVVEQVIEFYAPEARPVIQAAVQAGIASGTPWDLELPLITAKGRHIWVHAQGRAVMRDSKVVRLTGAFQNITGRKQAEEALRFSEAELRGLIERAVFGIYRSTPDGCLLMVNQALVEMLGYDSAEEVLAVSTVATLYQHPEERSRLLERYAAHDAFTGVEAGWKRKDDTPITVRLSGKPVRGPGGEPVTFEVFVEDVTERVVLENRLRQSQKMQAVGDLAGGLAHDFNNLLTAILGSSELMASELPAGSPVGENLDTIRRAALRAAELTRKLLGFSRRQHLELQPVDLGAVVTDFGRMMRRVIREDIHVRVIVDEARLGALADSGAVEQILMNLMTNARDATPPGGALLVKARRAVLDEAYCEGRGWGRAGAYIAIEVSDTGAGMDEETRHRIFEPFFTTKPMGKGTGLGMAMVYGLVKQHGGFVDVSSALGRGTTVCVFLPAVAEEGSERPAVAAPPLGRGGRNDSPRRRRGGGATPGAARARGMGVHGAGGGERCGGARDVRGASGSHCVGDFRCRDAGHGRARAVSDLAAGGAPGPIPVHQRVHERVHGARGRRDRDDPTRRPLPLEAVARGGFPWESADGAGRVGMTRAARCPPNGNHGGRCLPPALFCGRGRVG
- a CDS encoding thiamine pyrophosphate-binding protein is translated as MSSDKKYTTAEILVDRLLDWGVDTIFGLPGDGINGIMEALRVRQDRVRFIHVRHEEAAAFMACAYAKYTGRLGVCLATSGPGAIHLLNGLYDAKLDGAPVLAITGQTYHDLLGMHYQQEVDLLALFKDVACFISR
- a CDS encoding MauE/DoxX family redox-associated membrane protein, with the protein product MSLLTLLARFVLAVVFGAAGLAKLADRTKTRTSLAAFGVPRALVGAASLALPVAELAIVVLLLGAPTAWWGGAAALGLLIAFTVVIAANLARGRKPPCHCFGQLHSRPVGSETLLRNAALAGCAALVVWPGPGRPQPEILRSLSDATALAPAAVVIIACAAALCIGQSVLIWQLFRQHGRLLLRMDRIERSSEAAHQAQQVESLAALEPLLQGLPVGTTAPPFELATPSRGTLSLGALLQERRPVMLIFSDPDCGACTALLPEVQRWQVGYADKIRIAVVSRGSDHAVRMMAKRHDLTDVLLQTDREVAQSYNVQAIPSAVLIRVDGQIGSSLMLGRDAIEQLLQLDTVSLDASASASYSATSV